The following DNA comes from Methanothrix sp..
TCATCCGGGCGAGAGCCCCTTGGCCTCCGCCAGGTCGGCGGCCTGCAGAATGCCTCAAGGGGCAGGAGAGGTCTCGCTTCTGCCGGCCGCCCATCCCGCGCTGTTCAGGCCAGATCTCCCTTCCGGAAGGTATGCTCCCCCTCGATATGCACCCTCTCCGGCAGCCCTCCAAACCGGGCCCGGAGGATGAGCTCTCCGATCTGCTCTCTCATCACCCGGGCGATGCCGATGATGGAGGTGGTGGGGCGGGCGTTCACATCCACCGCCCGGGGAAGATCACCGAGGACGAAGTCGATCCCTGCATAGCCGCGCAGACCTAAGGCCTCTGCCGCCCTCCTGGCTGCCTTCCAGATCTCATCCCCTCGGGGGGTGCTGTAGGGCACCTGGCTCCCCTGATATTCCATCCTCCCATCGACAAGATCGATAAGCTGGCGGTTAAGGGTTAAGGGCAGAAAGCCCTCTTCGCCCACGATGAAGCTGGCGGAGAGGTGCAGCCCCTCGTGATAGCGGGTGATGATCTCATCCCGCCCCGCCCGAGCTGAAGAGGTTATGCGTACCCCTTCCGATCCCGAGCCGGTGCGCGGCTTGACCACATACTGCAGGCAGCCCTTATCCACTTCATCGGGCCGGTCCACGATCTGGGCCACTGGAACCCCGGCCTGCTCCAGGGCCCTGGTGCAGAGCAGCTTGTCCGCCGCCAGCCGGGCGGCAGCGGGGCTGCTACCCAGATTAGCGACTTGATCTCGATTCTCAATCTTCTCCAGAAAGCGGGGCTGCAGGCCATCAGGGGCGATCAGGAGGGCGGCATTTACATCGATCGATTCCAGCAGAGACTCGAATTCCCCCTCTCCCTGCAGGAATACGGGCTTGCCCGCCCCTATCCTGGGGCCGCGGGTGGGATAGCTCACCTCATGGCCGCTGGAAAGGAGGCTCTCCACCAGGACGGAGAGCATGGCTCTGCCCTCCAGCTCAAGGGTTCCGCCCAGGCCGAGGGCGGATGCATACTCGGCAACAAGAATGTTCATGGATTCTCGAAGCTGCCATTGCAGCCGGGATATATAACCTGATGGCCAGCAATTAACCTTTTATCCCTGCCCGCATCTCCTAGAGCCATGAAGCTTCCGGGCACGGCAACAGCAGAGGAGAATATCCACATCGCCATGGGAAAGCTCGCCATAAAGCGCGGCGATCTCTTCTTAGATGTCGGATGCGGCTCAGGAGCCGTCTCCCTGGCTGCCTCCCGCTACACTGACCACATTTACGGCCTGGACCGCCGGCCCGAGGCAGTAAAGCTCAGCCAGGATCTGGTCCCCGGGGGAGAGTTCCTCCTGGGCGAGGCAGAGGAGATAATCCCCCGCCTGCCAGCAGTGGACAGCTGCTTCATCGGCGGCACCCGGGGGATAGACCGTTTCCTTCCCCTTCTGCTGGAGAGGGCCAGCCCCGGCTGCATGATCGTCGCTGATCTGGCCAGGATGGGCATAGCCAGCCAGGTGGTGGATTTGATGAAGAGGCTGGGCATATACAGGGAGATCCTGCAGATCAATATAAGCCGGGGCTATGACCTGGCAGGGGACATAGCCCTCAGGCCCATAAACCCCATATTCATGGTGATCGGCAAATGTTAATTGGCATAAGCCTCGGACCGGGCGACCCGGAGCTGTTGACCTTCAAGGCAGCAGCAGCTCTGAAAAGTTGCAAGCAGGTCTTCGTTCCCGGTGAACTGGCAGCAGAGCTGGCCGGGCTCTACTCCACCCCCCAGATCCTGGACTTTCCCATGATCCAGGACAAGAGGGAGCTGGAGAGGATCTG
Coding sequences within:
- a CDS encoding ATP-grasp domain-containing protein, with the protein product MNILVAEYASALGLGGTLELEGRAMLSVLVESLLSSGHEVSYPTRGPRIGAGKPVFLQGEGEFESLLESIDVNAALLIAPDGLQPRFLEKIENRDQVANLGSSPAAARLAADKLLCTRALEQAGVPVAQIVDRPDEVDKGCLQYVVKPRTGSGSEGVRITSSARAGRDEIITRYHEGLHLSASFIVGEEGFLPLTLNRQLIDLVDGRMEYQGSQVPYSTPRGDEIWKAARRAAEALGLRGYAGIDFVLGDLPRAVDVNARPTTSIIGIARVMREQIGELILRARFGGLPERVHIEGEHTFRKGDLA
- a CDS encoding methyltransferase domain-containing protein, which produces MKLPGTATAEENIHIAMGKLAIKRGDLFLDVGCGSGAVSLAASRYTDHIYGLDRRPEAVKLSQDLVPGGEFLLGEAEEIIPRLPAVDSCFIGGTRGIDRFLPLLLERASPGCMIVADLARMGIASQVVDLMKRLGIYREILQINISRGYDLAGDIALRPINPIFMVIGKC